The Chloroflexota bacterium genome window below encodes:
- a CDS encoding cyclase family protein — protein MTGRLIDISVPLETALPTWPGSRGHRTFRTMAIESGDAANVTQLEMDVHTGTHVENSLHFLADGSPLAAVALERLVGPALVAEIAGPAVTPATLEEAAIPPHTSRLLLKTTNSALWHALDPAFDPSYVALTEEAAHWLVDHDVEVVGIDYLSVQRFEDSPETHRILMRAGITIIEGLDLTNASAGIYDMVCLPLHLSQAEAAPARVILIDRKPAT, from the coding sequence GTGACGGGTCGCCTGATCGACATCAGCGTGCCGCTCGAGACTGCGCTGCCGACCTGGCCGGGCAGCCGGGGGCATCGCACCTTTCGGACGATGGCCATCGAATCAGGCGACGCGGCGAACGTGACCCAGCTCGAGATGGACGTCCACACCGGCACGCACGTCGAGAACTCACTGCACTTCCTGGCCGACGGCTCGCCGTTGGCGGCGGTGGCCCTCGAGCGGCTGGTGGGTCCGGCGCTGGTGGCGGAGATCGCGGGACCGGCCGTGACGCCGGCGACGCTCGAGGAAGCCGCGATTCCGCCCCACACCTCGCGGCTCCTGCTGAAGACCACGAACTCGGCGCTGTGGCATGCCCTTGATCCGGCCTTTGATCCGAGCTACGTCGCCCTGACCGAGGAGGCAGCCCATTGGCTGGTCGACCACGATGTCGAGGTGGTCGGCATCGATTACCTCTCGGTCCAGCGATTCGAGGACTCGCCGGAGACGCACCGGATCCTGATGCGCGCGGGGATCACCATCATCGAGGGCCTCGACCTGACGAATGCATCGGCGGGGATCTATGACATGGTCTGCCTGCCGCTGCACCTTTCGCAGGCCGAGGCTGCCCCGGCGCGTGTGATCCTGATCGATCGCAAGCCGGCCACATGA
- a CDS encoding acylneuraminate cytidylyltransferase family protein translates to MSPRIVALVPMRHDSERVPGKNYRPLGGRPLFHHIVSTLLACPDIDQIVIDTDSELIRADAAVSFPDVRVVERPEHLRAGTVPMNDVLLHDTGLVQADLYLQTHSTNPLLRATTISAAIGQFVDDGPDHDSLFGVTRLQTRLWSADGQPLNHDPAALVRTQDLEPVFEENSCIYLFTRELLVERGTRIGARPMLYEIPRDEAWDIDEEIDFEVVSALFAGRSADE, encoded by the coding sequence ATGAGTCCGCGCATCGTTGCCCTGGTTCCAATGCGCCACGACAGTGAGCGGGTCCCTGGCAAGAACTACCGCCCGCTGGGCGGCCGTCCCCTGTTCCATCACATCGTCAGCACGCTCCTTGCGTGCCCTGACATCGATCAGATCGTGATTGACACCGACAGCGAGCTGATCCGGGCGGATGCCGCCGTCTCCTTCCCCGACGTGCGCGTGGTCGAGCGACCGGAGCACCTGCGAGCCGGCACGGTGCCGATGAACGATGTCCTGCTGCATGACACCGGCCTGGTGCAGGCCGACCTGTACCTGCAGACGCACAGCACCAACCCGCTGCTGCGCGCGACCACGATCTCGGCCGCCATCGGGCAATTCGTCGACGACGGACCCGATCACGACTCGCTCTTCGGAGTCACTCGGCTGCAGACGCGACTGTGGAGTGCTGACGGGCAGCCGCTGAACCACGATCCGGCCGCCCTGGTGCGGACCCAGGATCTGGAGCCCGTCTTCGAGGAGAACTCGTGCATCTACCTGTTCACCCGGGAACTGCTGGTGGAGCGGGGGACCCGCATCGGGGCGCGGCCGATGCTGTACGAGATCCCGCGCGACGAAGCGTGGGATATCGACGAGGAGATCGACTTCGAGGTGGTGAGCGCGCTCTTCGCAGGACGTTCCGCCGATGAGTGA
- a CDS encoding phosphoglycerate dehydrogenase, which produces MSDLAVLVTCPPMQRTVADWKGRFDALGIEVGMPAVVQQLTPADLLTLLPRFDGMIAGDDPLTAEVLENAPRLRVVSKWGIGLDSIDLRAAEQLGIRVTNTPDSFGDEVADVAIGYMVMLARQLHRIDRSVREGRWEKPQGISLAGRTLGIVGLGSIGRAVAVRGIAMGMNVIGHEIFEPNARRAAELGVQVLDLETLIADSDLVSLHCPLTDQNRHMIDAARLSRMRPGAYLLNTARGPLIDEAALIDALESGHLAGAALDVFEEEPLPTSSPLASMENVVLGSHNASNTREAVTRVNELAIENVLKGIAEVTR; this is translated from the coding sequence ATGAGTGACCTCGCCGTCCTGGTCACCTGCCCACCGATGCAGCGTACGGTGGCGGACTGGAAGGGTCGCTTCGATGCGCTGGGGATCGAGGTTGGGATGCCGGCCGTGGTCCAGCAGCTGACTCCAGCGGACCTGCTCACGCTCCTTCCGCGCTTCGATGGGATGATCGCCGGAGACGACCCCCTGACGGCGGAAGTGCTGGAGAACGCCCCCCGACTGCGGGTCGTGTCGAAGTGGGGGATCGGGCTGGACAGCATCGATCTCCGTGCGGCCGAACAGCTCGGCATCCGGGTCACCAACACGCCGGACAGCTTCGGCGACGAGGTTGCCGACGTGGCCATCGGCTACATGGTCATGCTCGCTCGACAGCTGCACCGCATCGACCGATCGGTGCGCGAAGGGAGGTGGGAGAAGCCACAGGGCATCTCGCTCGCGGGGCGGACCCTCGGCATCGTGGGGCTCGGTTCGATCGGGCGCGCCGTTGCGGTCCGCGGAATCGCCATGGGGATGAACGTGATCGGTCACGAGATCTTCGAGCCCAATGCCAGGCGCGCAGCCGAGCTCGGCGTCCAGGTGCTCGATCTCGAGACCCTGATCGCCGATTCCGACCTGGTGTCGCTGCATTGCCCCCTGACCGATCAGAATCGACACATGATCGACGCTGCACGGCTCTCGCGGATGCGACCCGGCGCCTATCTGCTCAATACCGCACGCGGACCCCTCATCGACGAGGCAGCCCTGATCGACGCGCTTGAGTCGGGGCACCTGGCGGGTGCGGCGCTCGACGTCTTCGAGGAGGAGCCGCTGCCAACCTCGAGCCCGCTCGCCAGCATGGAGAACGTGGTCCTCGGCTCTCACAACGCCTCGAACACCCGCGAGGCGGTGACCCGTGTCAATGAGCTGGCGATCGAGAACGTGCTGAAGGGGATTGCGGAGGTGACGCGATGA
- a CDS encoding SDR family oxidoreductase, with the protein MTNDASPKVVVITGVAGGIGAAAARAFSQAGWAVAGLDLADSGPPEVDPYASIDLAGPEVEAEMQAFFDALPRIDALVNNAALQIVKPLRDTTTAEWDQVLAVNLRAAFLAIRLAHGQLKRSKGVVVNIASVHAVATSAGMAAYAASKGGLLALTRAAAVELAPEGIRVNALLPGAVDTPMLRAGAARFEDGIDHIGLRTPLGRVANADEVARSIVFLAGPDAAYVTGATLTVDGGVLAALSSE; encoded by the coding sequence ATGACGAACGACGCAAGCCCGAAGGTGGTGGTGATCACCGGCGTGGCGGGAGGCATCGGCGCGGCCGCGGCACGCGCCTTCAGCCAGGCGGGGTGGGCCGTGGCCGGCCTCGACCTTGCCGACTCCGGACCACCCGAGGTCGATCCGTACGCGTCGATCGATCTCGCCGGCCCCGAGGTGGAGGCAGAGATGCAGGCCTTCTTCGACGCCCTGCCCCGCATCGACGCCCTCGTCAATAACGCAGCCCTCCAGATCGTCAAGCCGCTGCGAGACACGACAACTGCAGAGTGGGACCAGGTATTGGCGGTGAACCTGCGTGCCGCCTTCCTGGCCATCCGGCTCGCACATGGCCAGCTCAAGCGCAGCAAGGGCGTCGTGGTCAACATCGCTTCCGTGCACGCGGTCGCCACCTCGGCCGGCATGGCCGCCTATGCCGCGTCGAAGGGTGGGCTGCTGGCCCTCACGCGGGCGGCGGCCGTCGAGCTCGCGCCCGAGGGGATCCGGGTCAACGCACTCCTGCCCGGCGCGGTCGACACCCCGATGTTGCGCGCCGGAGCCGCACGATTCGAGGACGGCATCGACCATATCGGCCTGCGGACGCCCCTGGGTCGGGTGGCGAACGCGGACGAGGTCGCGCGCTCAATCGTGTTCCTGGCCGGACCCGATGCGGCCTATGTGACCGGTGCGACCCTCACCGTGGACGGAGGGGTCCTTGCGGCCCTGAGCAGCGAATGA
- a CDS encoding 6-hydroxymethylpterin diphosphokinase MptE-like protein, producing MSAISEPVKRLLRTTLGAERGDRIIGTLVDAKSRVEYALSPSGRRSSAQLARMRDRHAGERCVIVGNGPSLREMDLAPLRSEETFGLNRGYLLFQKLGFAPTYLVAINANVVDQFASEILAESSTTFVSWHTRRFLPRGHRAILMRPVRGPLFSTDPARGIWGGATVTFAALQLAYHMGFSEVVLIGVDHSFSTPGPAHQLVTSSGDDPNHFDPSYFGKGVRWELPNLPLSEVAYRLARKAFEADGRRILDATVGGKLTVFPKVELEAALRPRADPHQGSSLEPAAVRPSS from the coding sequence ATGAGCGCGATCAGCGAGCCGGTCAAGCGCCTCCTGCGGACGACACTCGGAGCCGAGCGCGGCGATCGGATCATCGGCACGCTGGTGGACGCAAAGTCGCGCGTCGAGTACGCGCTGAGCCCGAGCGGACGCCGATCGTCCGCGCAGCTGGCGCGCATGCGGGATCGGCACGCCGGCGAGCGGTGCGTGATCGTCGGGAACGGGCCGAGCCTCAGAGAGATGGACCTGGCGCCGCTGCGGTCGGAGGAGACCTTCGGGTTGAACCGGGGCTACCTCCTGTTCCAGAAGCTGGGCTTTGCACCCACCTATCTCGTCGCCATCAACGCGAACGTGGTCGACCAGTTCGCGAGTGAGATCCTCGCCGAAAGCAGCACGACGTTCGTCAGCTGGCATACTCGACGCTTCCTGCCCAGAGGTCATCGGGCAATTCTGATGAGGCCCGTGCGTGGGCCTCTCTTCTCGACAGATCCCGCTCGAGGGATCTGGGGCGGCGCGACGGTGACGTTTGCGGCACTGCAGCTCGCCTACCACATGGGGTTCTCAGAGGTGGTCCTGATCGGCGTCGACCATTCCTTCAGCACCCCGGGCCCGGCACACCAGCTCGTCACCTCTTCGGGGGACGACCCGAACCATTTCGACCCGAGCTACTTCGGAAAGGGGGTGCGGTGGGAGCTGCCCAATCTGCCCTTGTCGGAGGTCGCGTACCGGCTGGCGCGGAAGGCCTTCGAGGCCGATGGGCGGCGGATCCTGGATGCGACGGTGGGCGGAAAGCTGACTGTCTTTCCCAAGGTCGAGCTGGAGGCGGCGCTACGCCCCCGCGCCGATCCTCATCAGGGCAGCTCGCTTGAACCCGCCGCCGTGCGGCCATCATCGTAG
- a CDS encoding glycosyltransferase family 2 protein, translating into MTAELPSMTIVTPSFNQGRFIERTIRSVLEQGYPNLEYIVMDGGSTDGSVEIIRKYADRLTFWTSGPDHGQSAAINAGWRMASGDIIAWQNSDDVYLPGALHAIGEAFVEHSEALLIYGLTQRIDADGTPLGTIGSAYNRRTLHYSHQQIPLTSAFFRRSAVEAVGLLDESLHYSMDLDLFLRLTRIAPPVMLNRTLAEATIHADAKTTRDRDIAAGETHRVRRRYARGPGAILVRLQPVFSWTFHLMPAWLRAVVNRIRPRRVYDDGRTAAGSSELP; encoded by the coding sequence ATGACCGCCGAATTGCCCTCGATGACCATCGTGACGCCGTCATTCAACCAGGGACGGTTCATCGAGCGAACGATACGATCGGTCCTGGAGCAGGGCTATCCGAACCTCGAGTACATCGTCATGGACGGTGGCTCGACGGATGGCAGCGTCGAGATCATCCGGAAATATGCGGACAGGCTGACGTTCTGGACGAGCGGCCCCGACCATGGACAGTCCGCCGCGATCAACGCCGGGTGGCGAATGGCCAGCGGCGACATCATCGCCTGGCAGAATTCCGATGACGTCTATCTGCCCGGAGCCCTCCACGCCATCGGCGAAGCCTTCGTCGAGCATTCCGAGGCATTGTTGATCTACGGTCTGACGCAGCGAATCGACGCCGACGGCACTCCGCTGGGAACGATCGGGTCCGCCTACAACCGTCGAACGCTGCACTACTCTCACCAGCAGATCCCGCTGACGAGCGCCTTCTTTCGAAGGTCCGCCGTCGAGGCGGTCGGCCTGCTGGACGAGTCGCTACATTACTCGATGGATCTGGACCTCTTCCTGCGACTGACGCGTATCGCTCCACCGGTCATGCTCAATCGCACGCTGGCCGAGGCCACGATTCACGCCGACGCGAAGACCACCCGCGACCGCGATATTGCCGCGGGGGAGACGCATCGGGTCAGGCGACGGTATGCCCGAGGGCCGGGGGCTATCCTGGTCCGGCTGCAGCCCGTCTTTTCGTGGACCTTCCACCTGATGCCCGCATGGCTCCGCGCGGTCGTGAATCGGATACGACCTCGGCGTGTCTACGATGATGGCCGCACGGCGGCGGGTTCAAGCGAGCTGCCCTGA